In Gossypium arboreum isolate Shixiya-1 chromosome 3, ASM2569848v2, whole genome shotgun sequence, the sequence cttttaccatTTTTTTATCAATTGCAGAAAAGTCAACTTATCAGACCGTGGATAATCTTTTTTCCATTAACTTGATTAAACAAGAGACCattgtaattaattatttaaattattcatAGAAAAACTAATATTGTTTTGGTGGAGTGGCAAAATATGAtttggcttaatttggtaaaaatattAAAGAAATCCGTATTAAGATTTGGATTACATTTTTCCCTTTATTAAAAATGAGCAATTTATTCTCTATAAGTTAGATCAAACATCAAACTGatatttctcttaaaaatttatctatttttattatttaaagttaaTCGTACACATAACACATAACATGATATTGTTTGGTTATTCTATTAACCACatcaattattaaaatataaattaatgaaatttttaagaaaaaattaatttactttttaatttaattaattttaattaatttatccattctttaaaaaaaagaaaaaaatataatttttaccgCTTAAATTTCATTAGAAGAGGTATTATACAAGATCATGATGATCATTATGATCCATAGACGGTGACATTGCCAGCCACGTGCATTGAAAAGCATGTAATGGAAACCCACATGGAGATGATGGATATCTAGGCGGTTTCAACTGTTAACCATCTCTTTAGATCCCCTAACATGGGCCGGCTACCTGGTTTTCCCTGTCTGTAAAACATAAAACCACCACCACCTCCGTGACTCCTTGTCCCTTGCCTGCTGTCTCTTCGCTGTTTCACGCGGCATTCACTTTTGCCTTGTTCTTAGCTTAGCTCTCTCCACTCCCATTACAACTAAGAATAGgagattgaaaaaaattaaatcaatagaaaattaattaatcttttttgtgttttgataattttaagtaaacgaaattaatacaaatctgttttatttatattaatgttatattgtcttgtttaaatttaattttatttagaataaaataaaatattttaaaattaaaactatattttttataatttaaaatttatagttATCGTATAATTTGATTAacgaatttaattttaatatttaatttggtacATATATTATTCATAGATAAAATTATATACGACAAAAATTTATCGAATCGAGTCATGTAATTTTATTTGatcgaaaaattaaattaaatatcgaaattaaatactaaattgaaaaaaatataagatatcaaaattaatataaaaatttatatatcaaATAGTATTAACCCTTAGAAGAAATGAATCAATGGATTATGAGGCCAGTAGTTGAATATACAACAGTAGAGGTCACAAATAATGAATGAATTCACTCTAAAGAAGATCAAATAGAAATCCCAAAAatcaatggaaaaagaaaaacataaatcCCAAAATAAATGAACTCACTCTATGTTTAATTCCTATAAACACTAATGAAATTAATGTTGTGCTAAAGAAGCTGTCATAAAACGTGGTTTCTTGGTCGGCAATGGACTTTCAACCTCTTGCTCTGTATAGATTTGACTAAATCTGCTTCCATCCTTGTTTTCCAACTCGCACAAAGCGGGCAAGTTTAGGTCAAAGTCAAAGTCGACGCAACGGGTTTGGCTCAACGCGCCACCGTCCGACACCGTCACCCCACTCAAGCTGACGCTACTGCTCTTGTTGTTGTtgttggtggtggtggtggtgatggTGGTGGTGATGTTTCCGCCTTCGTAGTGACAGCGTTTGTGACCTCCCAAAGCTTGGCCTGTAGGGAAAGCCTTATGGCAGATAGAACACTTATGGGCTTTACCGTTACCGCCGGTTTCCCCGCTGGCAGTGGTACTGTTGGTGGTGATGGATTGATTATCGGGTTTAGCATCGGTGGAGGATTTACGGTGGCTGGCTTTATGTCCACCTAGAGCTTGGTAGGAAGGGAAAGCCTTGTTACAAACACTGCACTTGTAAGACAACTTCAAAGCCGCTGGTGCCGGTGCTGACGAAGAAGAAGACATAAGATGGTCATCGTTTCCACCGTCTGTCACGGCGTTTTCAGTGGTGGAACCACCACGAGCTAGCATGATGAGACAAAGAGCAAGGTACTCTTCTTCATTCGTCGGTGGCGGCGGAGAAGAAGAAGACTCGTCGTCGCGTTGTCGCTTTGAACGCTTGCCTTTTTTCCATGTATCGACGTAATTGTTGTCGATGTCTTCGTACTTGTTGCTGTAAGGGGCAGTCGCCATTGTTGGAGATTTCAGAGCTTCAAGAGCCATATTTATCTTCTAATTTCCTTAAAATTCAATCAAGtccaagaaaacaaaagaaaattttcaaGTGAGAGTTAAAATTGGTGTGAGTTAAAGGGGTTTATATAGAAATTGTAGGAAGTAAAGTCGGTCATCTAAAAGGAAAGGAGGTGTGTGGAGACTGAGCTTCTCTATTGGCAGATTATATATGACTTCTTCCAAGTCAAAACATTGCTACGCCAGCTTTTCTTATCACTTTCCTACTGCTATCCTACCCACTTTTTTTTTCCTAGGGTTAATTTCATAAAACATCCCTAaacaatttttcatattttaatttggtccttaaaCTACAAATCATTCTAATTAAGTTTTTAAAGTATCAATATTGTATTATTCAAGTCTTTTCATCAATGTAAATATCAGTTTAGATGCTAAACAGTAGTTAAGATTTGTCATGGAACATATTTAAAATACATGGGTTAAATTGTAATCGTATGTATGTATATCGCATCAACAACTTGAATATGACGTGTTAAAAAGATATAGCAAAGATATAGGAGGGCTATTTCTTTTTAACACTATGAATCCAAGCTGTTAATGCAATAAGTACACACATgcttataatttatatttgagcTAGCATTTAAGTGACAAAAAGCTTTATTGAATACTAATATTTTAGGACTCAAATTGGAAATTTTGAAGTTTAGAGACAAAAATAAAATCTGAACCATGAAAAGAGAACGTTGTTTCACTCCTCAACTCATAAATAAAAAGGATAATGTGTTTCAACATAGTTAAATTCACGTTTTTCTAAATTGATAATAATACTCATGCAAACCAAACTAAAACTCAattgttaataatatattttttaattatatcaaATACAAACaacatattaaataaaaatccaaaattatGGCATATATTACTTACAACTACAAATCATGTTTGCCATTTGATTGAAGAAATCACTTTTGCCACCATTTTTTTATTAACAACACTCCTCCATTTCCTTCTTAAATTCtttattcattcatttatttattccCTAAATGATGCTCCACGTTGAAGGCTTAAATGccaaacaaaaatattaaaaaatgagaaataaataaataaataaattgagtgCCCATAACTTGGTGAAAAGATAATTGGTTGTAAGATAGCAGCTTGGGAATGGTATCGTCTGTTCTGCCGTAACATTCCTGTGTTTTGGTTTTTTGGCACACTTCAATGTGTGTTCGGTTGGCTGGCTGGCTTTGCTTTTTCGTGTTCTGGAAAGACACACACAGAGCTAATTCCTTAAAACGGAATCTATTATTTAGCCACGTGTGTAACTCTAACACCCTTCCTCTTATTCTATCTTTTCCTTTCTACAATTAACAAATCCCCTTCACTGTTCTTTGCTTTTCCATTATTACCCCTTTTCtggaattttaatgattttccacaaGTACAgaattttcatgtttttaaaGTACAACAAACCAATATTTTTAagagataaattttaaaattatatacatgaatttttaattaagtgaaattttaattttgatttaatcatatatatttaaagaaataaatatattaatttatttttatattaaataaatataattatttatgtatataatatataaatataaaatgatgttatgtcaataattgtattaataatttataataattagatcaaattaaaatttcaatgaaaaattacacaaaattaaagtttaattattattgaattcgtaaaattaaattattgatttattttatttatatgaattttaaaatatttaaaatatttaaaatatttttagtaataatatatatatatgtattaaaagaGCATTGAGGGTATATACGTAAAACCCGTACGGAGTGGAGCTAAGTAGAGTGAAGTAATAGAAGTGTAAAAGAGTGTAGAAATTGTAGCTTTGCAAACGCGAAACCGTCGGGACATACGGCACGTAACGCGATTTTGATCATCATCCGACTTACACGTGGCAATTTTGGGTACCCTTTTGAACGACTTTCACATGTTATGACATAACCGACAAGTAAGCTTTTGTTATTATCCATCCACATCAAAAGCCGTCTTTTTGTTGGGAGTCTCCACCAGTGCGACACTTGGATTTCAAATTCTTATCTTTACCACGTGCCAAGTTTTTACTTTTAACACGTTGAGCAATTTTAGTGGCTGTAAAGCGTGTTCATTTATATATGGTAGGTAAGCGTGTGGAGGTTGGCTGTGATTAGATACGTGGCTGGCAGGGTGATGTTATCACTGACCTATTTTGTGCTTTGTAGTGTGAAAATTAAAGTAGTAAGCACTGCCAGTAGACGGCAAATTCTACTGTGCGTTCCGGAGAAAAAGAATCACCTTATACTAgtactaaaatggaataattctaatttggtcctctaactttataaaaagatatcttaattatttatttaatttttgtttcttttaatcaTGTTATAGTCTATGTGTATACCATgttactaattaattaattttttaaaaataaaattatttataattttatattttttaataatttgaatatattccTCTTTTATTCACaattgttaattttaaaaatctCACAATATCTCACTATAATAATATCTCACTTTAGAGGTTATCTaattttttaatgctttaattaaaattttcgatatactttattttttttttttgcaaaagcaTGGTAGAATTTTTGGCCACAAGCGTATTGTTTTTCTATTCAAACTAGTATTGATATTAATTTGTTTTGAGGTATTGTTTCAAATTTATCGATATTTAAAAGGTTAATATATGACATAGGTCCCTGTACTcttcataaatttgaaatttaattcttgtactttttttaaagaatttagtcattgtactttcATATAAACTTCGTTTTGTAAACAAACTAagctaaaataaaattatatcttTAATAGAATCTAGAACAAAAACCAATTCTCaattattatttatatcaatattttatttatttacatagtTGGTTCTAATAAGTCTAACAAATGAGTAATTTTGTGAGTTattaaatttgataattaaaattgaatcaaaatggAATTAATACAATATTGAATTAGATCCACAGATGAATGTTCAATCGAATCAAGTGAAAAAAATTCGAGTTAGTCGAACTGACGAGTTCTATTTTATCATCTTAacttgatttgaatttttttttcaaatcgaatTGAGTGAAATGAAATTTAAGTTGATTCAAATCGagtaaattgtttgaattaaattaaaagtttaaaCATATCAAATAAAATCTTGTTGCAATGGAATTAATTCCATATTAGAGcatataaatttgaaaccatatatatttgaaattctTTCAAAGCAAAgtaagagaaaaaaagaagaaaatattttagtatgaCAGACTTGAATTTATAATTTACTTGTTTAGGTCatcaaaattattatttcaattttttaaaaaaattaaacatttttatatattctttatatttaaaattttttaattatgaaattttataaatattttaaaatttgaaaattattcTGAATTTTTTTGTTGGAAAAgtctaatttgctcattttcgagATTGATGAGAAAAAGAATAATTACACCAATccattatttgaattattcgaattATAAATTTCAACTCAAATCGAATTCAAACAAACCGAAAACTCGATTCGATAACccgaaattaaattttttttcgaGTTTTTCAAGTTTTGGTCacacttaattaaaattaagtctcATGAAGTTTGGTGTCTACAAGTATATATTGCAAAGTATAACTATGCTCATCTTACCTTTTAAGAAGCAAgaataaaaaaagggaaaaaagcaGTTGAATTTTGAACCACATGAACTGCCATATGAAAGGTTAATTCATGAAtctaaatcttttttttttttttttaaatttttacaacGATTATTCGAACCAAGCTCTTCTTAAGGTAAAATATCAATAGGCTACAACTTAGGTTCAAATCTCACCTTTATTGATATCCTTAAAAATACTCTTAGAAATTAATCCCCTTTGAACCACATGATTCCAAAACAAACCTAAAATGCTATTATTATTGTCACCACCATATGAAGCAGTGAAAGATCTATAGGTTTTGAGAGTTATCATCAACCTcttttcatacatttcatttaataGATTTGAAGCAGCATTCACCTTCCCCATTTTCCAATAACCATATGCTAGGTTAGCATATATTACACTATCTCCACATATACCTTTTCCTTGCATAATGCcgaatattcttttggcgcaatcGAGCCTTTCTCGTTTACAAAACCGTCTTACGAGTGCCCTGTACACCGAGACATCAACAATTAAGCCTCTTTTCAACAATTCATCTGGAAACTTCATAACTTCTTCTTCTTTGCCTAAGTTACAATACCCATCAACAAGCCATGAATAGGTGCAATAACTAGGACAAAACCCTGCATCAAGCATGTTGATCAAGTAATCTTTTGCACTATCCATTTCATTCACCTTGCAAAATCCATGAATCAATGCCTTGAATGTAAATTGATCTAACTTCAATCCGGCTTCCATCATCTTGTTCTTCACTTTTATAGCAGACCCCATATCTCCAATCTTGCAATATGCATTGATCAATGTGTTACAAGTCACATTATCAggttcaactttcttttcattcATCTCATTCAAAATCCAATTAGCTTCCCTTATTTTACCGTCTTCGCACAACTTACGAATGATTGCGTTATAAGTAACAACTCCTGGATAAATCCCTTTAGCCTCCATTATGTCTCGCAATCTTAATGCTTCTCCTAGCTCATTCACTCTACAATAACCATCAATTAAAGTAGTGTAAGTGACATGGTTAGGACTAACACTAACACCTTTCATTTCCTTAAATAGTCTTAAAGCTTCTCGCATTCTACCTTGTCTACAGAAGCCATAAATAAGTGAATTATAAGTTCTAATGTCTGGACTAATCCCAGCTCTTTCCATCCTATCTTGCACACACAATGCTTCATAATGCATACCCTTTTTAGAATACAAAACGATGATTGTATTGAACGTAATAAGATCTGGAAAAACGTTCTTCAATTCCATCTCACTCAATACCATTTCGGCCTTTTCGACATCACCAGCCATGCaacaagcatgaagcaagacatTATAAACGTGTAAATTCACAACCACCCCAAGTTTAACCATTTTCTTGTAGATTTTCCATACGCTATCAATCAATTTATCTTTAACCAAACAATTTAAAAGCACAGTACAAGCATGTAAATGAGGCTTTAACCCATGAACTCTCATCGACTCAAAAACCTGTAAAGCATCTTGGGTCATTCTCAATTTCCCATATGATATCACCAACCAACTTAAAACATGAGAATTAACTTCAGCGTCCGAATGGGTACTCACCAAAACCTTCAAAACGGAATTTGACGACAAGAAATCTTTGTTAGGAATTTTGTCGAGCAAGTGGTGTGCAGTCTTGAAATGTTTGTGCTTGGTGAGAATGTGAATCATTGTCCACGTAGATTGCAGAGAGTGGTTATAGGTGGCAATAGAAGTTTTTACCCATTGAAAGAAAGACCACGAAAGAGAAGCATTGCAACTGAAAACAGAGAGGTGGAGAAGGAGATGGTTAATGGTGGTGGAAGTTATTTGACTGcaaattttgggttccaaaagaTGATTCCAATGACCCTTTAGGACAATGGTGAAAATTGTTTGAGTAAATCGAGCTGAGTTAGCCATCTGCTACTTCATAAGATCACCCCAACTCCCTTTCCATCCACAAAGCAGCTACTTCCCCTGCACCCTCCTATCGGTTATGTGAAATTTAACAAGGATGGATCCGCAATTGGCAATCCAAGTCCAGCTGGAATTGGCAACTGATCATGCTGGCACAGTACTCTTCTTCTCTAAATATGTTGCAACTGTAGATGCTATTCTTGTATAGCTGCTAGCCATTAAAGAAACTTGCTGCattttcttaagttcaacatggAGGCACTCTTTAGCTCATTACAGAGTGCGACGGCAGCAACGTGTTCAATGAATTCTGAGCAATTAtattagggtaaactacaccatTACAACTTCTTGTTTTGGttacttaattaaaaaatttacaatttaatcattaaactattcaaaaattttcatttaggtcATTTAACTatctaaaaatttttatttaagtcactg encodes:
- the LOC108485929 gene encoding pentatricopeptide repeat-containing protein At5g38730, translating into MANSARFTQTIFTIVLKGHWNHLLEPKICSQITSTTINHLLLHLSVFSCNASLSWSFFQWVKTSIATYNHSLQSTWTMIHILTKHKHFKTAHHLLDKIPNKDFLSSNSVLKVLVSTHSDAEVNSHVLSWLVISYGKLRMTQDALQVFESMRVHGLKPHLHACTVLLNCLVKDKLIDSVWKIYKKMVKLGVVVNLHVYNVLLHACCMAGDVEKAEMVLSEMELKNVFPDLITFNTIIVLYSKKGMHYEALCVQDRMERAGISPDIRTYNSLIYGFCRQGRMREALRLFKEMKGVSVSPNHVTYTTLIDGYCRVNELGEALRLRDIMEAKGIYPGVVTYNAIIRKLCEDGKIREANWILNEMNEKKVEPDNVTCNTLINAYCKIGDMGSAIKVKNKMMEAGLKLDQFTFKALIHGFCKVNEMDSAKDYLINMLDAGFCPSYCTYSWLVDGYCNLGKEEEVMKFPDELLKRGLIVDVSVYRALVRRFCKRERLDCAKRIFGIMQGKGICGDSVIYANLAYGYWKMGKVNAASNLLNEMYEKRLMITLKTYRSFTASYGGDNNNSILGLFWNHVVQRGLISKSIFKDINKGEI
- the LOC108485587 gene encoding zinc finger protein ZAT10-like; the encoded protein is MALEALKSPTMATAPYSNKYEDIDNNYVDTWKKGKRSKRQRDDESSSSPPPPTNEEEYLALCLIMLARGGSTTENAVTDGGNDDHLMSSSSSAPAPAALKLSYKCSVCNKAFPSYQALGGHKASHRKSSTDAKPDNQSITTNSTTASGETGGNGKAHKCSICHKAFPTGQALGGHKRCHYEGGNITTTITTTTTNNNNKSSSVSLSGVTVSDGGALSQTRCVDFDFDLNLPALCELENKDGSRFSQIYTEQEVESPLPTKKPRFMTASLAQH